The following proteins are encoded in a genomic region of Flammeovirga pectinis:
- the folD gene encoding bifunctional methylenetetrahydrofolate dehydrogenase/methenyltetrahydrofolate cyclohydrolase FolD, translating into MQLIDGKATSNAIKLEIAEEVRKLTAKGGKKPHLAAILVGEDGASRTYVNHKVKSCEQVGFTSTLCKFDADISEEALLQTIDKLNNDDDIDGFIVQLPLPKHINETKVTEAIDPNKDVDGFHPTNLGKMMLGLPTFLPATPYGIIQLLDRYGIETSGKKCVIVGRSHIVGTPMSLLMSRNSKVGNCTVTLTHSRTKDLKKECLEADILIAALGKAEFVTADMVKEGAVIVDVGITRIEDASKKSGFTLKGDVKFDEVSEKASWITPVPGGVGPMTVVSLLMNTLESVKRKTVKETV; encoded by the coding sequence ATGCAACTAATTGACGGAAAAGCAACTTCAAATGCAATCAAACTAGAAATTGCCGAAGAAGTAAGAAAACTGACTGCCAAAGGAGGCAAGAAACCACATTTAGCCGCTATTTTAGTTGGTGAAGACGGAGCAAGTAGAACTTATGTAAATCATAAAGTAAAATCTTGTGAGCAAGTTGGGTTTACATCAACACTTTGTAAGTTTGATGCAGATATTTCTGAAGAAGCTCTATTACAAACAATCGATAAGTTAAATAACGACGATGATATCGATGGTTTCATTGTTCAATTGCCACTTCCTAAGCATATCAACGAGACGAAGGTAACAGAAGCAATTGACCCAAATAAAGATGTAGATGGATTTCATCCTACAAACTTGGGTAAAATGATGTTAGGTTTACCTACATTCCTTCCGGCAACACCATACGGTATTATCCAATTATTGGATCGTTATGGTATTGAAACTTCTGGTAAGAAATGTGTTATTGTTGGTCGTTCTCACATTGTGGGTACTCCAATGAGTTTATTAATGTCAAGAAACAGTAAAGTAGGCAACTGTACTGTTACTTTAACGCATAGCCGTACTAAAGACCTTAAGAAAGAATGCTTAGAAGCTGATATTCTTATTGCAGCTTTAGGAAAAGCAGAATTTGTTACTGCTGATATGGTAAAAGAAGGTGCTGTTATTGTTGATGTCGGAATTACAAGAATTGAAGATGCTTCTAAAAAATCTGGTTTCACTTTAAAAGGTGATGTTAAATTTGATGAAGTGAGCGAAAAAGCAAGCTGGATTACACCAGTACCGGGTGGTGTTGGCCCTATGACAGTAGTATCGCTGTTAATGAACACATTAGAATCTGTTAA